From a single Lolium rigidum isolate FL_2022 chromosome 7, APGP_CSIRO_Lrig_0.1, whole genome shotgun sequence genomic region:
- the LOC124679420 gene encoding probable carboxylesterase 15 → MASEDSAVPFVVDECRGVLFVYSDGSVVRRSGPGFATPVRDDGTVEWKDVEFDAAHGLGLRLYRPRERNQQLLPVFFYYHGGGFCIGSRTWPNCQNYCLRLAAELGAVVVAPDYRLGPEHRLPAAIDDAGAALLWLASQAGGGDPWLTEAADFNRVFVSGDSAGGTIAHHLAVRFGSAAGRAELGAATVKGYVQLMPFFGGTERTRSEAECPDDAFLNRPLNDRYWRLSLPVGATADHPVSNPFGPDSPALEAVEFAPTLVVVGGRDILHDRAVDYAARLRAMGKAVEVKNFEGQQHGFFTIDPWSDASAVLMRALKRFIDTDGRFD, encoded by the coding sequence ATGGCTTCCGAGGACTCCGCCGTGCCTTTCGTCGTGGACGAGTGCCGGGGCGTGCTGTTCGTTTACAGCGACGGCTCCGTGGTGCGCCGGTCCGGGCCGGGCTTCGCGACGCCGGTGCGGGACGACGGCACGGTGGAGTGGAAGGACGTCGAGTTCGACGCGGCCCACGGGCTGGGGCTCCGGCTGTACAGGCCGCGGGAACGGAACCAGCAGCTGCTGCCGGTGTTCTTCTACTACCACGGCGGCGGCTTCTGCATCGGCTCGCGCACCTGGCCCAACTGCCAGAACTACTgcctccgcctcgccgccgagCTCGGCGCCGTCGTGGTCGCCCCTGACTACCGCCTCGGCCCCGAGCACCGCCTCCCCGCGGCCATCGACGACGCCGGCGCCGCGCTCCTGTGGCTGGCGTcccaggcgggcggcggcgacccgTGGCTCACCGAGGCCGCCGACTTCAACCGGGTGTTCGTCTCGGGGGACTCCGCGGGCGGCACCATCGCGCACCACCTCGCCGTGCGGTTCGGCTCGGCCGCGGGGCGCGCCGAGCTGGGCGCCGCCACAGTCAAGGGGTACGTCCAGCTGATGCCCTTCTTCGGCGGCACGGAGCGGACGAGGTCCGAGGCGGAGTGCCCCGACGACGCGTTCCTGAACCGCCCGCTCAACGACCGGTACTGGCGCCTGTCGCTGCCCGTCGGCGCCACGGCGGACCACCCGGTCTCGAACCCGTTCGGGCCGGACAGCCCGGCGCTGGAGGCGGTGGAGTTCGCCCCCACGCTGGTGGTGGTGGGCGGCCGCGACATCCTCCACGACAGGGCGGTGGACTACGCGGCGAGGCTGAGGGCGATGGGGAAGGCCGTGGAGGTGAAGAACTTCGAGGGGCAGCAGCACGGCTTCTTCACCATCGACCCCTGGTCCGACGCGTCCGCCGTGCTCATGCGCGCGCTCAAGCGCTTCATCGACACGGACGGCCGCTTCGACTAG
- the LOC124672412 gene encoding D-lactate dehydrogenase [cytochrome], mitochondrial-like, with translation MAPLPCRPQRDVDETNTTLEYSFSASPQFTRSGYPTNHLTSLPSMAASLLRLSRPRRALLPLSALRLPLSTQPLPQPQEPSSSPTRGLPAFLSFLAAAAAAAGATTATVAFCDSDGRDHRVGGKESTELVVRGERKRVPQEFVDELASFLGDNLTVDFEERSFHGTPQNSFHKSVNVPDVVVFPKSQDEVRRIVMACNKYEVPIVPYGGATSIEGHTLAPHGGVCIDMSSMKKIKSLHIEDMDVVVEPGVGWIELNEYLKPHGLFFPLDPGPGATIGGMCATRCSGSLAVRYGTMRDNVINLQAVLPNGDVVKTGSRARKSAAGYDLARLIIGSEGTLGVITEVTLRLQKLPSHSVVAMCNFQTIKDAADVAIATMLSGIQVSRVELLDEVQIRAINLANGKSLPEVPTLMFEFIGTEAYALEQTLLVQKIAAEHHGSDFVFVEEPNAKEELWKIRKEALWAGFAMKPDHEAMITDVCVPLSRLAECISVSKQLLDASPLTCMVIAHAGDGNFHTIILFEPSQEDQRREAERLNHFMVHTALSMEGTCTGEHGVGTGKMKYLEKELGIESLRTMKRIKAALDPNNIMNPGKLIPPHVCI, from the exons ATGGCGCCGTTACCTTGCCGGCCGCAGCGAGACGTAGACGAGACGAACACGACTCTAGAGTACTCCTTTTCAGCGAGCCCACAATTCACTCGCTCAGGCTACCCCACCAACCATCTCACTTCGCTACCATCCatggccgcctccctcctccgcctCTCCCGGCCCCGCCGCGCGCTCCTCCCACTCTCCGCCCTCCGCCTCCCACTCTCCACCCAGCCCCTCCCCCAGCCCCAGGAACCCTCCTCCAGCCCCACACGGGGCCTCCCCgccttcctctccttcctcgccgccgcagccgcagcagCAGGCGCAACAACCGCCACCGTCGCCTTCTGCGACTCCGACGGCCGCGACCACCG GGTCGGCGGCAAGGAGAGCACCGAGCTGGTGGTGCGCGGGGAGCGCAAGCGGGTGCCGCAGGAGTTCGTCGACGAGCTCGCGTCCTTCCTCGGG GATAACCTGACAGTGGACTTCGAGGAGAGGAGCTTCCACGGGACGCCACAGAACAGCTTCCACAAATCGGTCAACGTGCCCGACGTGGTCGTCTTCCCAAA GTCCCAGGATGAGGTACGGAGGATTGTGATGGCTTGTAACAAATACGAG GTGCCAATTGTACCGTATGGTGGGGCTACATCAATTGAAGGCCACACTTTGGCACCTCATGGTGGTGTTTGCATTGACATGTCCTCAATGAAG AAAATCAAATCTCTGCATATTGAGGATATGGATGTAGTTGTTGAACCAGGAGTTGGATGGATAGAGCTGAATGAATACCTGAAACCCCATGGCCTCTTTTTCCCTCTTGACCCAG GACCTGGAGCCACTATTGGTGGAATGTGCGCTACGCGATGTTCTGGTTCATTAGCTGTGAG GTATGGGACTATGCGGGACAATGTGATCAATCTTCAG GCTGTTTTACCAAATGGTGATGTTGTCAAGACCGGTTCTCGGGCTCGAAAGAGCGCAGCTGG ATATGACCTTGCTCGGTTGATCATTGGAAGTGAAGGAACTTTGGGGGTAATTACAGAAGTGACTTTACGGCTTCAAAAGCTTCCGTCTCATTCTGTG GTTGCCATGTGCAATTTTCAAACTATTAAGGATGCTGCTGATGTCGCTATTGCAACAATGCTTTCTGGTATACAG GTCTCAAGAGTGGAACTGTTGGACGAGGTTCAGATAAGGGCAATAAACTTGGCAAATGGTAAAAGCTTGCCTGAAGTGCCGACCTTGATGTTTGAGTTCATAGGGACAG AAGCATATGCACTTGAACAAACGCTGTTGGTTCAAAAGATTGCTGCAGAACACCATGGGTCCGATTTTGTTTTTGTAGAAGAGCCGAATGCTAAAGAGGAACTGTGGAAG ATCAGAAAGGAGGCACTTTGGGCTGGTTTTGCAATGAAACCTGATCATGAAGCTATGATAACG GACGTTTGTGTTCCATTGTCTAGACTTGCGGAATGCATATCTGTATCTAAGCAACTGCTTGATGCATCACCATTGACTTG TATGGTTATCGCCCATGCTGGCGATGGAAATTTCCACACAATTATCCTATTTGAGCCGAGTCAGGAGGACCAGCGACGAGAAGCAGAGAGACTAAACCATTTCATGGTTCATACTGCTCTGTCTATGGAAG GTACATGCACAGGAGAGCATGGTGTTGGCACAGGGAAAATGAAG TACTTGGAGAAGGAGCTGGGGATCGAGTCACTGAGGACGATGAAAAGGATAAAAGCCGCGCTGGATCCCAACAACATCATGAATCCAGGGAAGCTCATCCCACCCCACGTCTGCATATGA